One segment of Bacteroidales bacterium DNA contains the following:
- a CDS encoding ArsR family transcriptional regulator, producing the protein MLDTLITSKTRLRLLIKFFLNSSTTSYLRDLESEFGESSNAIRLELNRLEQAGMLTSETRGNKKYFRANASHPMFSDLQNILRKYTGIDEVVERVVRKLGNVESAWLTGSMARGIDEGIIDIMLVSDQLDSTYLASLTERAEQLINRKIRYLVLTSAEAPAFFSREEPCVLLWGNEDK; encoded by the coding sequence ATGCTCGACACACTCATCACCTCCAAAACCCGTCTGCGCCTGCTGATTAAGTTCTTCCTGAACAGCAGTACCACCTCCTATTTGCGCGACCTCGAAAGCGAGTTTGGCGAGTCCTCCAACGCCATCCGCCTCGAACTCAACCGCCTCGAGCAGGCCGGCATGCTCACCTCCGAAACCCGCGGCAACAAAAAATATTTCCGTGCCAACGCCTCCCACCCCATGTTCTCCGACCTCCAGAACATCCTGCGCAAATACACGGGCATCGACGAAGTAGTGGAGCGGGTTGTGCGCAAGCTCGGCAATGTGGAAAGCGCCTGGCTCACCGGCAGTATGGCCCGGGGCATTGATGAAGGCATCATCGACATCATGCTCGTAAGCGATCAGCTCGATAGCACCTACCTCGCCTCCCTCACCGAAAGGGCCGAACAGCTCATCAACCGCAAAATCCGCTACCTCGTGCTCACCTCCGCCGAAGCACCGGCTTTTTTCTCCCGGGAAGAACCCTGCGTTCTCCTCTGGGGAAACGAAGATAAATAA
- a CDS encoding sugar transporter: MKRILFLLPLLLLISCNPYKKVVYLRNIEQKDTLWPRTMADYRLQPADILYVRIVSPNPEINSMYNPIFGSSTMNMSYITQGGMYLFGYTVSDSGYVQIPFLGKIPVAGKTLPEAEIAIQQAADQYLKNAVVIARLAEFRYAVLGEVIQPGSKFYPGARLTIFQAIASAGDVTYSGRRRDVVIIRQEENGTRTIKVDLTDPSLVTSEAYYIMPNDIIYVKPNFLRAVRVNISDYLLLVGSVTSTLTALLLILRL, translated from the coding sequence TGCTTATATCCTGCAATCCCTACAAAAAGGTTGTTTACCTCCGCAACATCGAACAGAAAGATACCCTCTGGCCCCGCACCATGGCCGACTACCGCCTCCAGCCCGCCGACATTCTCTACGTACGCATCGTCTCCCCCAATCCCGAGATCAACTCCATGTACAACCCCATTTTCGGCAGCAGCACCATGAACATGTCCTACATCACCCAGGGCGGGATGTACCTTTTCGGATACACCGTTTCCGACTCAGGATACGTGCAGATACCCTTCCTGGGAAAGATTCCCGTTGCCGGAAAGACCCTGCCCGAGGCAGAAATAGCCATCCAGCAGGCGGCCGACCAGTACCTGAAGAATGCCGTTGTAATTGCCCGCCTGGCGGAATTCCGCTATGCTGTTCTGGGGGAAGTGATTCAGCCCGGAAGCAAATTTTATCCCGGTGCCCGGCTTACCATTTTCCAGGCCATTGCCTCGGCCGGTGATGTAACCTACAGCGGCCGGCGCAGGGATGTGGTCATCATCCGGCAGGAAGAAAACGGCACCCGCACCATCAAGGTCGATCTTACCGATCCTTCCCTTGTCACCTCAGAAGCATACTATATTATGCCCAATGATATTATTTACGTAAAGCCCAATTTCCTGAGAGCCGTCCGTGTCAATATTTCCGACTACCTCCTCCTGGTCGGCTCCGTCACCTCCACCCTCACCGCCCTCCTCCTCATCCTCCGGCTCTGA
- a CDS encoding AAA family ATPase, with product MSFPVIPEHLIERETYTTRIAPFMGKNVVKVITGQRRTGKSYILYQIMARIRQEDHGAQIIYVNKEDTAFDSI from the coding sequence ATGTCGTTCCCGGTAATACCAGAACATCTTATTGAAAGGGAAACGTATACCACACGTATAGCACCATTTATGGGGAAGAATGTTGTTAAGGTGATTACCGGACAGCGCAGAACAGGAAAAAGCTACATTCTTTACCAGATAATGGCCCGCATCCGGCAGGAAGACCACGGAGCTCAGATCATATACGTCAACAAGGAAGATACTGCGTTTGACAGCATC